The proteins below come from a single Cryptococcus neoformans var. neoformans JEC21 chromosome 14 sequence genomic window:
- a CDS encoding purine nucleotide biosynthesis-related protein, putative, with protein sequence MPEITAFPQPKSDLNVLLLGAGGREHALAFKLAQSSRVARIVVCPGNGGTALMGGKVSNLALPWGAPPAFGSILEWAKKENIDLVVPGPEQPLVDGVEGAFKKAGIPVFGPSPAAAMLEGSKSLSKEFMARHNIPTAAFRSFTSTQYEDAVAYIKSKPFTSGRSVIKASGLAAGKGVLIPETDEEALAALKSVMVDKEFGDAGDEVVVEEYLSGPEISVLAFSDGYTIVPMPAAQDHKRIGEGDTGLNTGGMGAYAPAPIATKEIMERCVKDVLEPTIKGMREDGYPFVGMLFTGFMITADGPRVLEYNVRFGDPETQALMLLLDEQTDLAEVLLACVERRLDSVKLGYKQGYAVSVVLASEGYPGSYPKGLPMTLNPTPEGVEVFHAGTKRSDNVTVTDGGRVLAVCASAPTLRAAVDLAYSGISQISFQGQTFRRDIAYRALSSEPPAEPKGLTYAAAGVSVDAGNDLVEAIKPVVKATRRPGADSDIGGFGGAFDLAKAGYKDPILVSGTDGVGTKLRVALDHGKHSTVGIDLVAMSVNDLIVQGAEPLYFLDYYACSKLDVPVASDVITGIAEGCLQAGCALIGGETAEMPGMYHGDDYDLAGFAVGVVERAQILPTPDIASGDVLLALSSSGPHSNGFSLIRKIVSLSNLALHDTAPWDKNTSVGDALLTPTKVYIKPLLPGIKSSLYKGMSHITGGGFTENIPRIFSSASNLGVKLDLTSYSLPAIWKWLMRAGNVEAKEMVRTFNCGVGMIIIVAKDKVDAALNSLKENGEEAWVIGEVQEKKGVEYIGLDQFGL encoded by the exons ATGCCCGAAATCACCGCTTTCCCCCAGCCAAAATCAGATCTCaacgtcctcctcctcggaGCGGGCGGAAGGGAGCACGCCCTCGCGTTCAAGCTCGCCCAGTCTTCCAGGGTCGCTCGTATTGTCGTTTGCCCAGGTAACGGCGGTACTGCTCTTATGGGCGGGAAGGTCTCTAATCTCGCATTGCCTTGGGGTGCTCCCCCGGCCTTCGGGTCCATTTTAGAGTGGGCTAAGAAAGAGAACATTGACCTCGTCGTTCCCGGTCCCGAGCAACCTCTTGTCGATGGTGTCGAGGGTGCGTTCAAGAAGGCTGGTATTCCCGTCTTTGGCCCCTCACCCGCTGCTGCTATGCTCGAGGGCAGCAAGTCTCTCAGCAAGGAGTTCATGGCCCGACACAACATCCCCACTGCCGCCTTCCGATCGTTCACCTCCACCCAATACGAAGATGCCGTCGCCTACATCAAGTCCAAGCCCTTCACCTCTGGTCGAAGTGTCATCAAAGCGTCTGGTCTTGCCGCCGGTAAGGGTGTGCTCATCCCCGAAACCGACGAAGAGGCTCTTGCTGCTTTGAAGAGCGTCATGGTCGACAAGGAGTTTGGAGATGCCGGCGACGAGGTTGTCGTTGAGGAGTACCTCTCCGGCCCTGAGATTTCTGTTCTCGCTTTCAGCGATGGTTACACTATCGTGCCGATGCCTGCTGCTCAGGACCACAAGCGTATCGGCGAGGGTGACACTGGCCTTAACACTGGTGGTATGGGCGCTTACGCTCCTGCCCCGATCGCTACCAAGGAGATCATGGAGAGGTGTGTCAAGGATGTGCTCGAGCCCACGATCAAGGGAATGAGGGAAGATGGTTATCCATTTGTTGGCATGTTGTTCACCGGCTTTATGATCACTGCCGATGGACCTAGGGTTTTGGAGTACAACGTCAGGTTCGGTGACCCAGAGACTCAGGCTTTGATGCTATTACTTGACGAGCAGACTGATTTGGCCGAGGTGTTGCTT GCCTGTGTTGAGCGCCGTCTTGACTCTGTCAAGCTCGGCTACAAGCAAGGCTACGCTGTCTCTGTCGTCCTTGCTTCCGAGGGCTACCCCGGCTCTTACCCCAAAGGCCTCCCTATGACCCTTAACCCTACACCTGAAG GTGTTGAGGTCTTCCACGCCGGAACTAAGCGCTCCGACAACGTCACGGTCACCGACGGCGGCCGTGTCCTCGCCGTCTGCGCTTCGGCCCCTACCCTCCGCGCCGCCGTCGACCTCGCCTACTCTGGCATCTCTCAAATCTCCTTCCAAGGCCAAACCTTCCGTCGAGACATTGCTTACCGTGCTCTCTCCTCCGAACCCCCCGCCGAGCCCAAGGGCCTCACTTACGCCGCTGCCGGCGTTTCCGTCGATGCCGGTAACGATCTCGTCGAGGCTATCAAGCCCGTCGTCAAGGCCACTCGACGACCTGGTGCCGACTCTGACATTGGCGGGTTCGGCGGTGCGTTCGACCTTGCCAAAGCCGGCTACAAGGACCCGATCCTCGTTTCTGGGACTGACGGTGTCGGAACCAAGCTCCGTGTCGCTCTTGACCATGGGAAACACAGCACCGTCGGTATCGACCTCGTTGCGATGAGCGTCAACGACCTCATCGTTCAAGGTGCCGAGCCTCTCTACTTCCTCGACTATTATGCGTGTTCCAAGCTCGACGTGCCTGTGGCCTCGGATGTGATCACCGGTATTGCCGAGGGATGTCTCCAAGCTGGATGCGCATTGATCGGCGGTGAGACGGCAGAAATGCCGGGCATGTACCACGGGGACGACTATGATCTTGCCGGTTTTGCTGTGGGTGTGGTTGAACGAGCACAAATCCTCCCCACGCCCGATATCGCCTCTGGCGAcgtcctcctcgctctctcttcctctggccCCCACTCCAACGGTTTCTCCCTTATCCGCAAAATCGtttccctctccaaccTCGCTTTGCATGATACCGCCCCATGGGACAAGAACACTTCCGTTGGCGATGCGCTCTTAACCCCTACCAAGGTGTACATCAAGCCCCTCTTACCCGGTATCAAGTCTAGCTTGTACAAGGGCATGTCCCACATTACCGGCGGTGGTTTCACAGAGAACATCCCCCgtatcttctcctctgcgTCAAACTTGGGTGTCAAGCTTGATTTGACGTCTTACAGCCTTCCGGCGATTTGGAAGTGGCTCATGCGGGCTGGGAACGTCGAGGCCAAGGAGATGGTTAGGACGTTCAACTGTGGTGTGGGgatgatcatcatcgtcgccAAGGACAAGGTTGACGCGGCGTTGAACAgtttgaaggagaatgggGAGGAGGCTTGGGTTATTGGTGAAGttcaggagaagaagggtgtcGAGTACATTGGTTTGGACCAATTTGGCCTTTAG
- a CDS encoding phosphoglucomutase, putative: MSDIVTVKTKPYSGQKPGTSGLRKKVKIFQQEHYTENFVQAILSAMPGGPEGKTIVVGGDGRYFSPEATQIILRIGAANGIKHVILGQNAILSTPAGSALIRSLKTDGGILLTASHNPGGPDNDFGIKFNTPNGGPAPEDVTNAIHEIADSIQEYKQINLPDLDLSKIGEFTHGPLKVTIVDPVSNYIDLLKSIFDFDAIKNWLHNTTPRPTVLFDALNGVTGPYGRAIFVEELGLPESSIQNCVPSPDFGGGHPDPNLTYAHELVERVEKENIEFGAASDGDGDRNMIYGKGAFVTPSDSVAIIADWAEKAIPYFKSGIKGLARSMPTSGAIDIVAKERGLEVFEVPTGWKFFGNLMDAGRLSICGEESFGTGSDHIREKDGVWAIVAWLAILAAANKEKPGSGINDVLMQHWKKYGRSFFSRYDYEECESGPAEKMMSHLSDLFASSGFVGSSLKATSSDASFKVAEADNFSYTDPIDGSVSTNQGLYIKFEDGSRIIFRLSGTGSSGATIRLYVEKYSKDESEYGNDAQVGLKPLIEVALNISKLKEYTGREKPSVIT, translated from the exons AT GTCCGATATCGTAACCGTCAAGACAAAGCCCTACTCTG GCCAGAAGCCAGGTACATCCGGTCTTCGAAAGAAGGTCAAGATCTTCCAGCAGGAGCACTACACCGAGAACTTTGTTCAGGCCATCCTCTCTGCTATGCCTGGAGGTCCCGAGGGCAAGACCAttgttgttggtggtgatggACGATACTTT TCTCCCGAGGCTACCCAGATTATTCTCCGTATCGGTGCTGCCAACGGCATCAAGCACGTTATTCTCGGCCAAAacgccatcctctccaccccCGCTGGTTCTGCACTTATCCGATCCCTCAAGACTGATGGTGGTATTCTCCTCACTGCGTCCCACAACCCCGGTGGTCCCGATAATGACTTTGGTATCAAGTTCAACACTCCCAATGGTGGACCTGCCCCCGAGGATGTGACCAACGCCATCCACGAGATTGCCGACAGCATCCAGGAATACAAGCAGATCAACTTGCCCGAT CTTGATTTGTCCAAGATTGGCGAGTTCACCCATGGTCCTCTCAAGGTCACCATTGTTGACCCTGTCTCTAACTACATTGACCTCCTCAAGTCCATCTTTGACTTTGACGCCATCAAGAACTGGCTCCACAACACCACCCCCCGACCTACCGTTCTCTTTGACGCCCTTAACGGTGTCACCGGTCCTTATGGCCGAGCTATCTTTGTCGAAGAGCTCGGTTTACCCGAATCTTCCATCCAAAACTGTGTCCCCTCCCCCGACTTTGGCGGTGGCCACCCCGACCCCAACTTGACTTACGCTCACGAGCTTGTTGAGCGagttgagaaggagaacaTTGAGTTTGGTGCTGCCTCTGATGGTGACGGTGACCGAAACATGATCTATGGCAAGGGTGCTTTTGTCACTCCTTCCGACAGTGTTGCTATCATTGCCGATTGGGCAGAAAAGGCCATCCCTTACTTCAAGAGCGGTATCAAGGGCCTTGCCAGGTCTATGCCTACTAGCGGTGCCATTGACATTGTTGCCAAGGAGAGGGGTCTCGAAGTCTTTGAGGTGCCTACTGGATGGAAGTTCTTCGGTAACTTGATGGATGCTGGTCGACTTTCCATCTGCGGTGAAGAGTCTTTCGGTACCGGTTCGGACCACATTCGAGAAAAGGACGGTGTTTGGGCCATCGTCG CCTGGCTCGCTATCCTCGCTGCTGCgaacaaggaaaagccCGGATCCGGCATCAACGACGTACTCATGCAACACTGGAAGAAGTATGGTcgatccttcttctctcgaTACGACTATGAAGAATGCGAGTCTGGACCCGCCGAGAAAATGATGTCCCACCTCAGCGACCTCTTTGCTTCTTCCGGCTTTGTCGGCTCTTCCCTGAAGGCCACTTCCTCTGACGCTTCCTTCAAGGTCGCGGAGGCTGACAACTTTTCGTACACTGACCCTATCGACGGCTCTGTCTCCACCAATCAAGGGTTGTACATCAAGTTTGAAGATGGATCAAGAATCATCTTCCGTCTTTCCGGTACAGGGTCTTCTGGTGCGACTATTAGGTTATATGTCGAAAAATACAGCAAGGATGAGAGCGAGTATGGGAACGATGCCCAGGTTGGATTGAAGCCGTTGATTGAGGTTGCTTTGAATATCTCCAAGTTGAAGGAGTACACTGGTAGGGAGAAGCCTAGTGTTATCACT TAA
- a CDS encoding glycine dehydrogenase (decarboxylating), putative, producing MLSALRPIARPLAGSLRTRIAPRPSALKFSALRFVSTTKYTTDHEWVTFESETNVGVVGITEYAQKALGDVVFVELPGEGTEVAQGDSIGAVESVKAASDIYAPISGVVESINETLADQPSLLNKSPEKDGWLCKVKLSDPAEFDDLLSADAYKAHCEGA from the exons ATGCTCTCTGCTCTCCGCCCCATCGCCCGACCCCTCGCCGGCTCTCTCAGGACTCGCATTGCGCCCAGGCCCTCTGCGCTCAAGTTCTCTGCCCTCAGGTTCGTCTCTACCA CCAAGTACACTACTGACCACGAATGGGTCACTTTTGAGTCTGAGACCAACGTCGGTGTCGTTGGTATCACCGAGTACGCCCAGAAGGCTTTAGGAGATGTCGTCTTTGTCGAGTTGCCCGGTGAAGGTACCGAGGTCGCCCAGGGTG ATTCCATTGGTGCTGTCGAGTCTGTCAAGGCTGCCTCTGACATCTATGCCCCTATCTCTGGTGTCGTCGAGTCTATCAACGAGACCCTTGCCGACCAACCTAGCTTGTTGAACAAGTCTCCCGAGAAAGACG GCTGGCTTTGCAAGGTCAAGCTCTCCGACCCCGCCGAGTTTGATGACCTCTTGTCTGCTGACGCTTACAAAGCCCATTGCGAGGGTGCTTAA